From a single Micromonospora sp. WMMD1102 genomic region:
- a CDS encoding metallophosphoesterase: MGRIAVVGDVGGHPDQLRGALRTLGVPADRPDLPDDLTVVQVGDLVDRGPDSGAVLELVDWYLDHQPERWIQLAGNHEAQYLPGGTPFWPDPIADGDVELLRSWWAAGRLRVAVAIRAADGEDLLVSHAGLTVGAWRRLGEPSTAAFAARLLDDRPPLIFRGGEFGVDRAAGPFWAEAGWELHEPWLEHYAGGGFVPFGQVHGHSQVVRFADHTWRCPGRVRQRATADWTARHVRVRVGGRVFTGIDPKHGRTGAAHWQPLVLEGARLLTGHELPEPC; encoded by the coding sequence ATGGGCCGGATAGCGGTTGTCGGTGACGTCGGCGGGCATCCCGACCAGCTACGCGGAGCACTGCGCACGCTCGGCGTGCCAGCCGACCGGCCCGACCTGCCCGACGACCTCACGGTGGTGCAGGTCGGTGACCTCGTCGACCGTGGCCCGGACAGCGGCGCGGTGCTGGAGCTTGTCGACTGGTATCTGGACCACCAGCCGGAGCGGTGGATCCAACTCGCCGGCAACCACGAGGCACAGTACCTGCCCGGGGGCACCCCGTTCTGGCCAGACCCGATCGCCGACGGCGACGTGGAGCTGCTCCGCTCCTGGTGGGCGGCGGGCCGGTTGCGGGTGGCCGTGGCGATCCGGGCGGCCGACGGGGAGGATCTGCTGGTCAGTCACGCCGGGTTGACCGTCGGCGCCTGGCGGCGGCTCGGCGAGCCGTCGACCGCCGCGTTCGCGGCCCGGCTGCTGGACGACCGCCCGCCACTGATCTTCCGGGGCGGGGAGTTCGGCGTGGACCGGGCGGCCGGGCCGTTCTGGGCCGAGGCGGGCTGGGAGCTGCACGAGCCGTGGTTGGAGCACTACGCCGGAGGCGGCTTCGTGCCGTTCGGCCAGGTACACGGACACTCCCAGGTCGTACGCTTCGCCGACCACACCTGGCGGTGCCCCGGCCGGGTACGCCAGCGGGCCACCGCCGACTGGACCGCCCGGCACGTCCGGGTGCGGGTCGGCGGTCGGGTCTTCACCGGGATCGACCCGAAACACGGGCGTACCGGCGCGGCCCACTGGCAGCCGCTGGTGCTGGAGGGTGCCCGGCTGCTCACCGGCCACGAACTCCCCGAGCCGTGCTGA
- a CDS encoding WXG100 family type VII secretion target, with product MSTVALERSKTYFEQFVGSVPEPLQGFTRTMLTPFEQLLEQVAGDPDDLMRGAERCLAASNDVLGIAAQQQADRAQLQPPAWGGSAQEAFQTGLTNVEQTVRQLAEGLDAAKEVLVEAANAAVDAFNLLCELIFEFLTAFLIEAIIAAAAAFLSFGASIAAFIVRWLARLALTLGRGARIVSKLVRILVKLARKLDDVKALLTRYRQRVMELRKLKKEYAIWKQQGRTAQGRAILAEHSLKVGVPRFVFNQISPVNLSGKGGAVLDTAVGMHDISDGQKDRNYATDGTYRQDIGPYTKSVQDLIDSVG from the coding sequence ATGTCGACCGTCGCGCTCGAACGCAGCAAGACGTATTTCGAGCAGTTCGTCGGCTCCGTACCGGAGCCGCTCCAGGGGTTCACCCGGACGATGCTGACGCCGTTCGAGCAGCTGCTCGAACAGGTGGCCGGCGATCCCGACGACCTGATGCGGGGCGCCGAACGCTGCCTCGCCGCGTCGAACGACGTGCTCGGCATCGCGGCCCAGCAGCAGGCCGACCGGGCCCAGCTCCAACCGCCGGCCTGGGGCGGCAGCGCCCAGGAGGCGTTCCAGACCGGGCTGACGAACGTCGAGCAGACCGTCCGGCAGCTCGCCGAGGGCCTGGACGCGGCCAAGGAGGTGCTCGTCGAGGCGGCCAACGCGGCCGTCGACGCGTTCAACCTGCTCTGTGAGCTGATCTTCGAGTTCCTGACCGCCTTCCTGATCGAGGCGATCATCGCCGCCGCCGCGGCGTTCCTCAGCTTCGGCGCGTCGATCGCCGCGTTCATCGTACGCTGGCTGGCCCGGCTGGCGCTGACCCTGGGCCGGGGTGCCCGGATCGTCAGCAAGCTGGTCCGGATCCTGGTCAAGCTGGCCCGCAAGCTGGACGACGTCAAGGCGCTGCTCACCCGCTACCGTCAGCGGGTGATGGAGCTGCGCAAGCTGAAGAAGGAGTACGCCATCTGGAAGCAGCAGGGCCGCACCGCGCAGGGCCGGGCGATCCTGGCGGAGCACAGCCTCAAGGTCGGCGTGCCCCGGTTCGTCTTCAACCAGATCTCGCCGGTGAACCTGAGTGGCAAGGGCGGTGCGGTGCTGGACACCGCCGTCGGCATGCACGACATCTCGGACGGCCAGAAGGACCGCAACTACGCGACCGACGGCACGTACCGGCAGGACATCGGGCCGTACACCAAGAGCGTGCAGGATCTGATCGACTCGGTGGGCTGA
- a CDS encoding YbaB/EbfC family nucleoid-associated protein — MAEYPALDRLEQLASGLDDLQFQMNRRIEELQAQPVELESETGAVRVTVDHGGRVDRVDITSRGMRYSPDQLGAEITGTIRRAQREATRRLQDSMREVLGSAADDYPLG; from the coding sequence GTGGCGGAATATCCCGCGCTGGATCGGCTGGAGCAGCTCGCGAGCGGCCTGGACGACCTCCAGTTCCAGATGAACCGGCGGATCGAGGAACTCCAGGCGCAGCCGGTGGAGCTGGAGAGCGAGACCGGTGCCGTGCGGGTGACGGTCGACCACGGCGGCCGGGTCGACCGGGTCGACATCACCTCCCGGGGGATGCGGTACAGCCCGGATCAGCTCGGCGCGGAGATCACCGGCACCATCCGGCGGGCGCAACGGGAGGCGACCCGGCGGTTGCAGGACTCCATGCGGGAGGTGCTGGGCAGCGCCGCCGACGACTATCCGCTGGGCTGA